A genomic segment from Saccharomyces eubayanus strain FM1318 chromosome IX, whole genome shotgun sequence encodes:
- the SIM1 gene encoding putative glucosidase SIM1 yields MKFSTAVTTLISSGAIVSALPHVDVHQEDAHQHKRAVAYKYVYETVIIDSDGNTVTPSVAETASATASAAATAITTTSVLAPTSSATAIAVSSVIVAKDEKVSTAASSTASPQATPSTTTPHTVSSSSAAASSSAASAASSSASASSSAASSSSSAAVKSSASVTSSSAAHSSASSSSSAPQSTSSSSSSSSSGSGSVYGDLADFSGPSEKFKDGTISCDKFPSGQGVISIDWIGEGGWSGVENTDTSTGGSCKEGSYCSYSCQPGMSKTQWPSNQPSDGRSVGGLLCKNGYLYRSNTDTDYLCEWGVEAAYVVSELSEGVAICRTDYPGTENMVIPTFVEGGSSLPLTVVDQDSYFTWEGKKTSAQYYVNNAGVSVEDGCIWGTSGSGIGNWAPLNFGAGSTDGITYLSLIPNPNNGDALNYNVKIVAADDSSKVIGECVYENGSYSGGSDGCTVSVTSGKAHFVLYN; encoded by the coding sequence atgaaattttcaactgCCGTTACTACGTTGATTAGTTCTGGTGCTATCGTGTCTGCTCTCCCACACGTGGACGTGCACCAAGAAGATGCACACCAACACAAGAGAGCCGTTGCTTACAAGTATGTTTACGAAACCGTCATTATTGACTCTGACGGCAACACAGTGACCCCTAGCGTTGCTGAAACTGCTTCCGCTACTGCTTCTGCTGCCGCCACCGCCATCACCACCACCTCTGTTTTGGCTCCAACCAGCTCAGCCACCGCCATCGCTGTTTCGTCTGTTATTGTAGCCAAGGACGAAAAGGTCTCTACTGCTGCCTCATCTACCGCTTCTCCTCAAGCTACTCCATCTACAACTACCCCTCACACtgtttcatcttcatccgCTGCTGCATCTTCCTCTGCCGCTTCTGCCGCTTCTTCGTCCGCTAGTGCTTCATCTTCTgctgcttcttcatcatcctctGCTGCGGTCAAATCCAGTGCTTCCGTCACTTCTTCATCCGCGGCCCACTCCAGTGCCTCTTCGTCGTCTTCTGCTCCACAGTCCacctcctcttcctcttcctcttcctcttccgGAAGTGGTAGTGTCTATGGTGACTTGGCTGACTTCTCAGGTCCAAGcgaaaaattcaaagatggTACCATTTCCTGTGACAAATTCCCATCTGGTCAAGGTGTCATTTCCATTGATTGGATAGGCGAAGGCGGATGGTCCGGTGTAGAAAACACCGACACTTCCACTGGCGGTTCGTGCAAGGAGGGTTCTTACTGTTCCTACTCCTGTCAACCAGGTATGTCGAAGACGCAATGGCCATCCAACCAACCATCCGATGGTAGATCCGTCGGTGGTTTGTTGTGTAAGAATGGCTATTTGTACCGTTCAAACACTGACACCGATTACTTGTGTGAATGGGGTGTTGAAGCCGCCTACGTCGTTTCTGAATTGAGCGAAGGTGTTGCCATTTGCAGAACCGATTACCCAGGTACCGAAAACATGGTTATCCCAACCTTTGTTGAAGGTGGTAGCTCGCTGCCATTGACTGTTGTCGACCAAGACTCCTACTTCACCTGGGAAGGTAAGAAGACATCTGCCCAATACTACGTTAACAACGCGGGCGTCTCCGTGGAAGATGGCTGTATCTGGGGTACTTCAGGTTCAGGGATCGGTAACTGGGCTCCATTGAACTTTGGTGCCGGGTCGACTGACGGTATCACATACTTATCGTTGATCCCTAACCCAAACAATGGCGACGCATTGAACTACAACGTCAAAATTGTTGCCGCCGATGATTCATCTAAGGTCATTGGTGAATGTGTTTACGAAAATGGCAGTTACTCTGGCGGTTCTGATGGTTGTACCGTTTCTGTTACTTCCGGTAAGGCTCACTTTGTCTTGTACAATTAA
- the POG1 gene encoding Pog1p, with protein MEREPHNQSEEEKKPTGPMAAEGGHHSSSSSGTTMVAGVAEESVSRRTTGPSQTKRSLLLRIKLLKQLGINDIQEIDVCDANLVDRFLSIRLVNDTKELEKIRDSNLTKLNQIIDKCVESDNISDPTLNKILDMTISREINNDNSNHLTVPSPTMTKKRKAGASELASPRGHRRYRSDIPTVSEVDAGVGYPQMHQQPGAYTLPVPANQWMGNPYMQPPQQLQALPPQYLYPPGMGPQPPLPTMNSNPESQTPVMSSQYLSLNQHGLYQQNMRAHPLMNMGPQANIYGQQQPQQPQPAHERDPSRKSSTHRRSQSANISMANFRSPMRNSQHGSSQRPVNFLIHTPKHPPPT; from the coding sequence ATGGAACGAGAGCCACATAACCAAtccgaagaagaaaagaaaccgACAGGGCCAATGGCTGCTGAGGGAGGACACCACTCCTCATCGTCTTCTGGCACTACAATGGTAGCCGGTGTGGCCGAGGAGAGCGTTAGCAGGAGAACAACAGGGCCATCACAAACTAAGAGGTCTTTACTACTACGAATAAAGCTCTTGAAACAGCTTGGGATTAACGATATCCAGGAGATAGATGTATGTGATGCGAACCTGGTGGACCGGTTCCTAAGCATACGATTGGTCAATGACACGAAAGAGCTGGAGAAGATACGTGATTCAAATCTCACCAAACTAAACCAGATTATTGATAAATGTGTGGAGAGCGACAACATCAGCGATCCTACACTGAACAAGATTCTTGACATGACCATAAGCAGAGAGATCAACAATGACAACAGTAACCACCTCACGGTACCGTCGCCGACAATGACGAAGAAACGGAAGGCGGGGGCATCCGAACTGGCCAGTCCCCGAGGCCACAGAAGGTATAGATCGGACATACCCACTGTATCAGAAGTGGATGCGGGTGTCGGATACCCACAAATGCATCAGCAACCGGGCGCATACACGCTGCCGGTGCCTGCAAACCAGTGGATGGGGAACCCATATATGCAACCCCCACAACAATTGCAGGCGCTCCCTCCACAGTACCTATATCCGCCGGGTATGGGACCGCAACCCCCGCTGCCCACGATGAATTCAAACCCCGAGTCCCAGACACCCGTGATGAGCTCGCAATATCTCTCTTTAAACCAGCATGGCCTTTACCAACAAAATATGAGGGCGCACCCCCTCATGAATATGGGCCCCCAAGCAAATATATATGGCCAGCAGCAGCCACAACAGCCGCAGCCTGCACATGAACGCGACCcttcaagaaaaagttCCACTCATAGAAGATCACAAAGCGCCAACATTTCCATGGCGAACTTCCGGTCACCCATGCGGAATTCTCAACACGGTTCCTCTCAAAGACCcgttaattttttaattcatACCCCGAAACATCCTCCCCCCACGTGA
- the AYR1 gene encoding acylglycerone-phosphate reductase: MSQLESQPKKIAVVTGASGGIGYEVTKELARNGYMVYACARRLEPMEQLSLQFGSDIVKPYKLDISQPEEIVTFAGFLRNTLPEGKLDLLYNNAGQSCTFAAVDATDAVVEQCFKVNVFGHINMCRELTKFLVNGKGTIVFTGSLAGVLTFPFGSIYSASKAAIHQYARGLHLELKPFGVRVINAITGGVATDIHDKRPLPETSIYNFPEGRAAFDSRKTMARDNKPMSAEAYAKQLVGDILSRKDPVDVYRGAWANLMRLVVLFVPYWVLERGLSKKFKLDKVNDALKLKQRKSKDD; encoded by the coding sequence ATGTCACAGTTAGAATCACAACCTAAGAAGATTGCCGTCGTTACGGGTGCCTCAGGTGGTATCGGATACGAGGTAACAAAGGAACTAGCCAGGAATGGATATATGGTCTATGCTTGTGCAAGAAGATTAGAGCCAATGGAGCAATTGTCCTTGCAATTTGGAAGCGATATCGTCAAACCTTACAAGCTAGATATCTCTCAGCCGGAAGAGATTGTAACCTTTGCTGGGTTTCTAAGAAATACATTACCTGAGGGTAAACTGGATTTGCTGTACAACAATGCCGGTCAGAGTTGTACTTTTGCCGCAGTGGATGCCACTGATGCTGTAGTTGAACAATGTTTCAAAGTTAATGTGTTTGGCCATATTAATATGTGTCGTGAACTGACGAAGTTCCTTGTTAACGGTAAAGGAACTATCGTTTTCACTGGTTCTCTTGCTGGGGTGCTAACATTCCCCTTCGGCAGTATCTATTCCGCTTCCAAAGCTGCAATCCACCAATATGCCCGTGGGTTACATCTAGAACTGAAGCCGTTTGGTGTAAGAGTCATCAACGCCATTACTGGCGGTGTGGCCACCGACATTCATGACAAAAGACCCTTACCTGAAACTTCCATATACAATTTTCCCGAAGGTAGGGCAGCCTttgattcaagaaaaaccatGGCCAGAGACAACAAGCCCATGTCGGCTGAAGCTTACGCCAAGCAGCTAGTCGGGGACATTTTGAGTCGCAAGGACCCAGTGGATGTTTACAGGGGTGCGTGGGCCAACCTCATGCGTTTAGTAGTGCTATTTGTTCCCTACTGGGTATTGGAAAGGGGACTCTCTAAGAAGTTCAAACTAGACAAAGTCAACGATGCTCTGAAGTtaaaacaaaggaaaagtaAGGACGATTAG
- the QDR1 gene encoding multidrug transporter, translated as MTKRQIGAMLGAHRSEGEPERNEICSIPAHGDTNGLAVLNSQSEVDNESDFELAPYSRFSHTQKMLLVVQCAFTGFFSTVAGSIYYPVLTVIEKKFDITEELANVTIVVYFVFQGVAPSIMGGLADTFGRRPVVLWAVLTYCCACIGLACSHNYAQILALRCLQAAGISPVIAINSGIMGDITTKVERGGYVGLVSGFQVVGTAFGALIGAGLSSRWGWRAIFWFLAIGSGICLVVSALFLPETKRTLVGNGSLTPRSFLNRALILRVASVRKTLHLDDPELDTLEPRARVDFLAPIKILHIREIDILLFIAGLQFSTWTTHQTALTTVLSKRYGLSVAKIGLCFLPAGISTLTSVISAGRYLNWSYRTRKVKYNKWIKEQELRLIEQYKGDCDKVAEVLQFDYHYTFNLVEARLHPAFVTLLFSSVGFTAFGWCISVKAPLAAVLCTSAFASLFSNCILTFSTTLIVDLFPTKASTATGCLNLFRCILSAVFIAALSRMAEKMKYGGVFTLLSALTSSSSLLLFHLLKNGKRISFDRTKEAGKKAIKDKFEKTKA; from the coding sequence ATGACTAAACGACAAATCGGTGCGATGCTTGGTGCACATAGGTCCGAGGGTGAACCGGAAAGGAATGAAATCTGCTCCATTCCAGCTCATGGTGATACTAATGGCCTAGCAGTGCTTAATTCTCAATCAGAAGTAGACAATGAATCGGATTTTGAATTAGCGCCTTATTCAAGGTTCAGTCACACCCAAAAAATGCTTCTTGTCGTTCAGTGCGCTTTCAcaggtttcttttccacGGTTGCAGGGTCCATATATTATCCCGTGCTTACTGtgattgaaaagaagttCGACATCACTGAGGAGTTGGCTAATGTCACTATTGTGGTTTATTTTGTCTTCCAAGGAGTGGCACCCTCGATTATGGGCGGATTGGCTGATACGTTTGGAAGGCGACCCGTTGTACTGTGGGCAGTGTTAACATACTGCTGTGCTTGTATTGGATTAGCATGCTCGCATAATTACGCCCAAATCCTGGCATTAAGGTGTTTGCAAGCGGCAGGCATTTCTCCTGTTATCGCAATAAATAGTGGGATAATGGGCGACATAACTACAAAAGTGGAGAGGGGCGGGTACGTTGGATTAGTGTCGGGTTTTCAAGTAGTCGGAACTGCATTTGGTGCACTGATTGGAGCCGGATTATCATCAAGATGGGGTTGGAGAGccattttttggtttttggcAATAGGTTCCGGAATCTGTTTGGTTGTTTCCGCTCTCTTTTTACctgaaacaaaaagaacGTTGGTGGGAAATGGCTCATTAACGCCAAGGTCGTTTTTAAATAGGGCCCTCATACTACGTGTTGCCAGCGTGAGGAAAACCCTTCACTTAGATGATCCTGAACTGGACACGTTAGAACCACGTGCTAGAGTGGATTTTTTAGCTCCtataaaaattttgcaCATACGGGAAATAGATATCCTGTTATTCATTGCTGGTTTGCAATTTTCTACATGGACGACGCATCAGACTGCATTGACCACTGTCTTGAGTAAGCGGTATGGTTTATCAGTCGCCAAAATTGGCCTTTGCTTTTTGCCAGCAGGAATTTCCACACTGACGAGTGTTATCTCGGCTGGTAGATATTTAAATTGGAGCTatagaacaagaaaagtcAAATATAACAAATGGataaaagagcaagagcTGCGATTGATTGAACAGTACAAGGGTGATTGCGATAAAGTGGCTGAAGTTCTTCAGTTCGATTATCATTATACTTTTAATTTGGTCGAAGCAAGACTACATCCAGCATTTGTGACACTTCTTTTCAGTAGTGTAGGGTTTACAGCATTCGGGTGGTGTATTTCTGTGAAAGCACCTCTTGCTGCTGTTTTGTGTACGAGTGCATTCGCAAGTTTATTTTCGAATTGCATTCTGACCTTTTCTACTACTTTAATCGTAGATCTATTCCCAACGAAAGCATCCACTGCCACAGGATGTTTGAACCTATTTAGATGCATTTTGTCAGCTGTTTTCATTGCAGCCCTAAGTAGGATGGCAGAGAAGATGAAATACGGAGGCGTTTTCACACTACTGAGTGCTTTgacttcatcttcgtctttattattatttcatcttttgaagaacgGGAAAAGGATATCGTTCGATAGAACTAAAGAAGCTGGTAAAAAGGCCATTAAAGACAAGTtcgaaaaaacaaaagcatgA
- the QDR2 gene encoding cation transporter: MTSVVTDTLSDNEFEDELTESMRSYNKEHAEKLALHRTSSVKPEPEITASPHSRFSRSLKIVLIAQCAFTGFFSTIAGAIYYPVLSVIERKFEIDEQSVNVTVVVYFVFQGLAPTFMGGFADSLGRRPVVLIAILVYFGACIGLACAQTYAQIIVLRCLQAAGISPVIAINSGIMGDITTRAERGGYVGYVAGFQVLGSAFGALIGAGLSSRWGWRAIFWFLAIGSGVCLLASSLILPETKRNISGNGSITPKSYFNKAPILALRVIRKTLHLDNPDYETLEQPTRLNLLAPFKILRAYEICILMLVAGLQFAMYTTHLTALSTALSKEYSLNVAQVGLCYLPSGVCTLISIVTAGRYLNWNYKHKLREYRSWLDQKRSELLEAHDNDPNVAQQIIEDDPQYTFNIFKARLQPAFVTLILSSSGFCAYGWCITTKAPLAAVLCMSGFASLFSNCILAFSTTLIVDLFPSKTSTATGCLNLFRCILSAVFIAALSKMVEKMKYGGVFTFLGALTSSSSILLFILLRKGKELAFERKRQERETTKDVKLVESKENTTSDHLVTDEEE, encoded by the coding sequence atgacGTCGGTAGTAACAGATACGCTGTCAGACAATGAATTTGAGGACGAACTCACGGAAAGTATGCGGTCGTACAATAAAGAGCATGCAGAGAAGTTGGCTTTACATAGAACGTCTAGTGTGAAACCAGAGCCGGAGATTACAGCCTCACCCCACTCGCGGTTTTCTCGTTCTTTGAAGATCGTGCTGATAGCTCAATGTGCTTTCACTGGGTTTTTCTCCACTATAGCAGGTGCCATTTACTATCCCGTTCTGAGTgtcattgaaagaaaattcgAAATCGACGAACAATCGGTTAACGTCACTGTTGTAGTGTACTTTGTGTTCCAGGGACTTGCCCCCACGTTCATGGGCGGGTTTGCAGATTCATTAGGTAGGAGGCCTGTTGTGCTTATCGCCATTCTTGTTTATTTCGGTGCATGCATTGGCCTGGCTTGTGCCCAGACATATGCTCAGATTATCGTGCTAAGATGTCTACAAGCCGCAGGTATTTCGCCCGTGATAGCCATTAATAGCGGTATCATGGGCGACATTACTACAAGAGCCGAGCGTGGCGGGTACGTTGGGTATGTGGCTGGGTTCCAAGTGCTAGGTTCTGCATTTGGTGCGCTTATCGGTGCCGGATTATCGTCGAGGTGGGGCTGGAGAGCCATTTTCTGGTTTCTAGCAATTGGGTCGGGCGTTTGTCTCCTGGCATCCTCTCTGATATTACCAGAAACGAAGAGAAACATTTCGGGAAATGGCTCTATAACGCCAAAGTCATACTTCAATAAGGCGCCCATCTTGGCTTTACGAGTGATAAGAAAAACGCTTCATTTGGATAATCCGGATTACGAGACGTTGGAACAGCCTACACGACTGAACTTACTGGCGCCATTTAAGATTTTAAGAGCTTACGAAATATGCATATTGATGCTAGTGGCTGGGTTACAATTCGCCATGTACACTACACACCTTACGGCACTATCTACAGCTTTAAGCAAAGAATATAGCCTGAACGTGGCCCAAGTAGGGTTATGCTACCTGCCCTCTGGAGTTTGTACTCTAATCAGTATTGTCACCGCCGGTAGGTATTTGAATTGGAATTACAAGCACAAATTGAGAGAATATCGAAGTTGGTTAGACCAAAAAAGATCGGAGCTTTTAGAGGCACACGATAACGATCCGAACGTGGCACAACAAATCATAGAGGACGACCCCCAATATACTTTCAATATCTTTAAAGCAAGATTACAACCTGCGTTTGTCACCTTGATCTTAAGTAGTAGTGGATTCTGTGCCTATGGCTGGTGTATTACCACCAAGGCCCCCTTAGCAGCCGTCTTGTGTATGAGTGGGTTTGCATCGCTCTTTTCTAATTGCATTTTGGCCTTTTCCACTACACTTATTGTTGATTTGTTCCCTTCAAAGACATCCACTGCCACCGGATGTTTGAACCTATTTAGATGCATCTTGTCCGCTGTTTTCATCGCTGCATTGAGCAAGATGGTggagaaaatgaaatacgGAGGCGTTTTCACATTCCTAGGGGCTTTAACCTCCTCGTCATCAattcttttatttattctctTAAGGAAGGGGAAAGAACTGGCCTTTGAGaggaaaagacaagaacGAGAGACTACCAAAGATGTCAAACTCGTTGAATCAAAGGAAAACACAACGTCTGACCATCTTGTcactgatgaagaagaatga
- the KGD1 gene encoding alpha-ketoglutarate dehydrogenase KGD1, producing the protein MLRLVSSPSCRYTSRRLLKTSILKNASTVRTARRRLATTGTDNFLSTSNATYIDEMYQAWQKDPSSVHVSWNAYFKNMSNPKIPAASAFQAPPSITNFTQGTEAAPLGTAMSGSLDENVSIHLKVQLLCRAYQVRGHLKAHIDPLGISFGSNKSNPVPPELTLDYYGFSKQDLEKEINLGPGILPRFATGGRPKMTLKEIVDHLEKLYCSSYGVQYTHIPSKQKCEWLRERIEIPDPYQYTVDQKRQILDRLTWSTSFESFLSTKFPNDKRFGLEGLESVVPGIKTLIDRSVELGVEDVVLGMAHRGRLNVLSNVVRKPNESIFSEFKGSSARDDIEGSGDVKYHLGMNYQRPTTSGKYVNLSLVANPSHLESEDPVVLGRTRALLHAKNDLKEKTKALGVLLHGDAAFAGQGVVYETMGFLTLPEYSTGGTIHIITNNQIGFTTDPRFARSTPYPSDLAKAIDAPIFHVNANDVEAVTFIFNLAAEWRHKFHTDAIIDIVGWRKHGHNETDQPSFTQPLMYQKIAKQKSVIDVYTDKLINEGSFSSKDIDEHKKWVWNLFEDAFEKAKDYVPSQREWLTAAWEGFKSPKELATEILPHEPTNIPEKTLKELGKVLSSWPENFEVHKNLKRILKNRGKSIETGEGIDWATGEALAFGSLVLEGQNVRVSGEDVERGTFSQRHAVLHDQKSEAVYTPLSTLSNEKADFTIANSSLSEYGVMGFEYGYSLTSPDYLVMWEAQFGDFANTAQVIIDQFIAGGEQKWKQRSGLVLSLPHGYDGQGPEHSSGRLERFLQLANEDPRYFPSEEKLQRQHQDCNFQVVYPTTPANLFHILRRQQHRQFRKPLALFFSKQLLRHPLARSSLSEFSDGGFQWIIEDVEHGKSIGTKEETKRLVLLSGQVYTALHKRRETLGDKTTAFLKIEELHPFPFAQLRDSLNSYPNLEEIVWCQEEPLNMGSWAYTEPRLHTTLKETDNYKSFKVRYCGRNPSGAVAAGSKALHVVEEDNFLKDVFQQS; encoded by the coding sequence ATGCTAAGATTAGTGTCTTCGCCATCATGCCGGTACACTTCTAGAAGACTGTTAAAAACCTCCATCCTGAAAAATGCATCAACCGTGAGGACCGCTAGAAGAAGATTGGCTACTACTGGTACAGATAATTTTCTATCGACTTCAAATGCGACTTATATCGATGAAATGTACCAAGCTTGGCAAAAGGACCCATCTTCGGTCCATGTCTCTTGGAACGCATATTTCAAGAACATGTCAAATCCGAAGATACCAGCTGCAAGCGCTTTCCAGGCCCCTCCTAGTATTACCAACTTTACTCAAGGTACTGAGGCCGCTCCTTTAGGGACCGCAATGAGTGGTTCTCTGGATGAAAACGTTTCGATACATTTAAAGGTGCAATTGTTATGTAGAGCTTATCAAGTAAGAGGTCATTTGAAAGCTCATATAGATCCTCTAGGGATCTCATTCGGTAGTAATAAAAGTAATCCTGTTCCACCAGAGTTAACCCTAGACTACTACGGTTTCAGCAAACAAGATctcgaaaaagaaattaattTGGGGCCTGGTATCTTACCAAGATTTGCCACCGGCGGGAGACCCAAAAtgactttgaaagaaatcgTTGATCACTTGGAAAAGCTATACTGCTCTTCTTATGGTGTACAATATACCCACATTCCATCTAAACAAAAGTGTGAATGGTTAAGAGAGAGAATTGAAATCCCTGACCCGTATCAATATACTGTAGACCAAAAGAGACAAATCTTGGACAGATTAACTTGGTCCACTTCATTTGAATCATTCTTATCTacaaaatttccaaatgaTAAGAGATTCGGTTTAGAAGGTCTAGAAAGTGTTGTTCCAGGTATTAAAACTCTGATTGATCGTTCTGTTGAATTAGGAGTGGAGGATGTTGTTTTAGGTATGGCTCACCGTGGTAGACTAAACGTCTTATCCAACGTGGTACGTAAACCAAACGAATCTATATTCTCTGAATTCAAAGGTTCCAGCGCTCGTGATGATATTGAAGGATCAGGTGATGTTAAGTACCACTTGGGTATGAACTATCAAAGACCCACCACCTCAGGTAAGTACGTTAACTTATCCTTGGTGGCTAATCCATCCCATTTAGAATCTGAAGATCCGGTTGTTCTTGGTAGAACAAGAGCTTTATTACACGCAAAgaatgatttgaaagaaaagacaaaggcCCTAGGTGTTTTGCTACACGGTGATGCTGCGTTTGCGGGTCAAGGTGTTGTTTATGAAACTATGGGATTTTTGACTTTACCAGAATACTCTACAGGTGGTACCATTCATATTATCACAAACAACCAAATCGGGTTTACTACAGATCCAAGATTCGCAAGATCTACTCCATATCCGTCAGATTTAGCCAAGGCCATAGATGCTCCAATTTTCCATGTTAACGCCAATGACGTGGAAGCCGTGacatttattttcaatttagcCGCAGAATGGAGGCACAAATTCCACACTGACGCCATCATCGATATTGTTGGCTGGAGGAAACATGGTCACAACGAAACCGATCAACCTTCATTCACTCAACCATTAATgtatcaaaaaattgctaAGCAAAAATCCGTCATTGATGTTTACACTGACAAACTAATCAACGAAGGCTCGTTTTCCAGTAAAGATATTGACGAACATAAGAAATGGGTATGGAATCTTTTCGAAGACGCCTTCGAAAAGGCGAAGGACTACGTTCCATCCCAAAGAGAATGGTTAACTGCTGCTTGGGAAGGATTTAAATCACCAAAGGAATTAGCCACTGAAATATTACCACATGAACCAACCAATATTCCCGAAAAAACCTTGAAAGAATTAGGTAAAGTTCTTTCCTCATGGCCTGAAAACTTCGAAGTTCacaaaaatttgaaaagaattttgaaaaatagagGCAAGTCTATTGAAACTGGTGAGGGTATTGATTGGGCTACTGGTGAAGCTTTAGCATTTGGATCTTTGGTCTTGGAAGGCCAAAACGTCAGAGTATCTGGTGAAGATGTAGAAAGAGGTACATTCTCACAACGTCATGCTGTCTTACATGACCAAAAGTCTGAAGCCGTCTACACGCCGTTAAGTACTTTGAGTAATGAAAAGGCCGATTTCACAATTGCCAATTCATCGTTATCTGAATATGGTGTCATGGGGTTCGAGTATGGGTACTCGTTAACTTCTCCAGATTACCTGGTCATGTGGGAAGCTCAATTCGGTGATTTTGCTAATACTGCACAAGTCATCATCGATCAATTTATTGCCGGTGGtgaacaaaaatggaagcAACGTTCTGGGTTAGTCTTGTCATTACCTCATGGTTACGATGGTCAAGGTCCCGAACATTCATCTGGTAGATTAGAGAGATTTTTGCAATTAGCCAATGAAGATCCAAGATATTTCCCATCGGAAGAAAAGTTACAAAGACAACATCAAGACTGTAATTTCCAAGTCGTGTATCCAACTACGCCAGCCAACTTatttcatattttaagAAGACAACAACATCGTCAGTTCCGTAAGCCTTTGGCGCTATTCTTCTCTAAGCAATTGTTACGTCATCCACTAGCCAGATCCTCGCTATCTGAGTTTTCTGATGGTGGATTCCAATGGATAATTGAAGATGTTGAACATGGTAAGAGCATTGgcacaaaagaagaaaccaagaGATTGGTTTTGTTGAGTGGACAAGTTTACACAGCATTGCATAAAAGGCGTGAAACTTTAGGCGATAAAACCACTGCTTTCTTAAAGATTGAAGAACTACATCCTTTCCCATTCGCTCAACTACGTGACTCTTTGAACTCTTATCCAAACTTGGAAGAAATCGTTTGGTGCCAGGAAGAGCCATTGAACATGGGTTCATGGGCATATACAGAACCAAGGTTACATACCACACTGAAGGAAACAGATAACTATAAAAGTTTCAAGGTTAGATATTGTGGTAGAAACCCAAGTGGTGCTGTTGCCGCAGGTAGCAAGGCATTGCATGTGGTCGAAGAGgataatttcttgaaagatGTTTTCCAACAAAGCTGA